In Pirellulales bacterium, a single genomic region encodes these proteins:
- a CDS encoding biopolymer transporter ExbD, translated as MSASVSKSARAQPNLTPILDMVFQLITFFILVTNFKTNEIDRHMELPAVGTARPVKADGLLLLMVNINDRGQFTVFNKPQTDEQMAGYIESHAEADRMAARRMDRNFTGGKDLPTTVVIRADRNTPFQKLHDALLLCHANHYRNFVFRTAIGGRAAGAAAD; from the coding sequence ATGTCCGCTTCCGTTTCCAAAAGCGCAAGAGCCCAACCGAATCTGACGCCGATTCTCGACATGGTGTTTCAGTTGATCACGTTCTTCATACTGGTGACCAATTTCAAGACCAACGAGATCGATCGGCATATGGAGCTGCCCGCGGTCGGGACGGCCCGGCCGGTGAAGGCCGATGGCTTGCTGCTGCTGATGGTGAACATCAACGACCGCGGACAATTTACCGTGTTCAACAAGCCGCAGACCGACGAGCAAATGGCCGGTTACATCGAGTCGCATGCCGAAGCCGACCGCATGGCCGCGCGGCGGATGGACCGAAACTTCACCGGCGGGAAGGATCTGCCGACGACCGTGGTCATCCGCGCCGACCGCAACACGCCGTTTCAGAAGCTGCACGACGCTTTGCTGCTATGTCATGCAAATCACTATCGCAATTTCGTGTTCCGCACCGCGATTGGCGGTCGAGCCGCGGGCGCGGCCGCCGATTGA
- a CDS encoding MotA/TolQ/ExbB proton channel family protein: MLTLDRTGRAKKALIWMLLAAWGVLMMQTAPRRTFAQDADKAATEKAPDKAADTAAPAEPAAPAREPPRSVFLWVIEVSGLIGLVILCLSIYFVATISRLFIEMRPVVAMPPEIIARCEALLEQRDFKSIFGVVKDDNSFFSTALSTGIAELPNGLAEAREAMEKIGESVTAEMEKKISMLAVLGTLGPMIGLLGTLKGMITAFSIIAMSGQGIEPGKVANAISEALVLTFEGVILSVPAIYFYALFRNRVSTISVTTMVRADQFLRHFAHAARSKAPAGGAPKPAPQSAAVAPRA; the protein is encoded by the coding sequence ATGTTGACTCTAGATCGAACCGGCCGCGCGAAGAAGGCACTTATTTGGATGCTTCTGGCCGCGTGGGGCGTGCTGATGATGCAAACGGCCCCGCGGCGCACCTTCGCGCAAGACGCCGACAAGGCCGCCACCGAGAAAGCGCCGGACAAGGCGGCCGATACCGCCGCGCCGGCGGAACCCGCCGCGCCGGCCAGAGAGCCGCCGAGATCCGTCTTTCTGTGGGTCATTGAGGTGTCCGGCTTGATCGGGCTGGTGATTCTCTGCCTGTCGATCTATTTCGTCGCCACCATCAGTCGGTTGTTCATCGAGATGCGGCCGGTCGTGGCCATGCCGCCGGAGATCATCGCTCGTTGCGAGGCGCTTTTGGAGCAGCGCGATTTCAAGAGCATTTTCGGCGTCGTGAAGGACGACAATTCGTTTTTCAGCACTGCTCTGTCGACCGGCATCGCCGAGCTCCCCAACGGCCTGGCCGAAGCGCGCGAAGCGATGGAAAAGATTGGCGAGTCGGTCACCGCTGAAATGGAAAAGAAGATCAGCATGCTGGCCGTGCTCGGCACTTTGGGGCCGATGATCGGGCTATTGGGAACGCTCAAAGGGATGATTACCGCCTTCAGCATCATCGCGATGTCTGGCCAAGGGATCGAGCCGGGTAAAGTGGCGAATGCCATTTCCGAGGCGCTGGTGCTCACGTTCGAAGGCGTTATTTTGTCGGTGCCGGCAATTTACTTCTACGCGTTGTTCCGCAATCGCGTGTCGACGATTTCGGTCACCACGATGGTGCGAGCGGACCAGTTTCTGCGGCACTTTGCCCACGCGGCCCGCAGCAAGGCTCCGGCGGGCGGCGCTCCAAAGCCGGCCCCGCAATCCGCGGCCGTCGCACCGCGAGCGTAG
- a CDS encoding DUF1080 domain-containing protein: protein MPRRSFGRIVTSVVVCAVGIAAAAIFAREYESGKIWPEPKVVTPGEHGSPPSDAIVLFDGKDLSQWDGGHWTVKDGAVTAGGGDMHTKKSFGPDYQLHVEWAEPEKVVGSSQGRGNSGVFLADRYELQVLDSYNNPTYYDGQCASIYKQWPPLVNACRKPGEWQTYDIVFESPRFDEKGKLLKPGYETVLQNGILVQNHSEIIGSTSWDQVPAYSAHPPKEPIRLQYHGNPVRFRNIWVREVHPLVPKKG, encoded by the coding sequence ATGCCCCGCCGTTCGTTCGGTCGAATCGTCACTTCCGTTGTTGTTTGCGCCGTTGGGATCGCCGCCGCCGCCATCTTCGCGCGCGAATACGAAAGCGGAAAAATCTGGCCAGAGCCGAAAGTCGTCACTCCCGGCGAACACGGCAGCCCCCCTTCCGATGCAATCGTGCTCTTCGACGGCAAAGACCTGTCGCAATGGGACGGTGGCCATTGGACCGTGAAAGACGGCGCCGTCACCGCGGGCGGCGGCGATATGCACACCAAAAAGTCGTTCGGCCCCGACTATCAGTTGCACGTCGAATGGGCCGAGCCGGAAAAGGTGGTCGGCTCGAGCCAAGGACGCGGGAATAGTGGCGTCTTTCTCGCCGATCGCTACGAGCTGCAAGTGCTCGATTCGTACAACAACCCAACCTATTACGACGGCCAGTGCGCATCGATCTACAAGCAATGGCCGCCGCTCGTGAATGCCTGCCGCAAACCGGGCGAATGGCAAACCTACGACATCGTGTTCGAATCGCCGCGGTTCGACGAAAAAGGCAAGCTGCTCAAGCCGGGTTATGAAACCGTTTTGCAAAACGGCATTCTCGTGCAAAACCATTCCGAGATCATCGGCTCGACATCGTGGGACCAGGTGCCTGCCTATTCGGCCCACCCGCCGAAGGAGCCGATTCGCCTTCAATACCATGGCAACCCGGTCCGCTTCCGCAACATCTGGGTCCGCGAAGTGCATCCGTTGGTGCCGAAGAAGGGCTGA
- the uvrA gene encoding excinuclease ABC subunit UvrA: MATGALSSQTDARNPAGGATEAPPVIRIRGARVHNLQNIDLDIPRNRLVVITGPSGSGKSSLAFDTLYAEGQRQYIESLSVYARQFLHQLERPDVDLIEGLQPTVSIDQRAGSQNPRSTVATVTEIYDHLRLLMARLGTPQCYQCGAPIQQQSPEEILEEVAALPSGTKVMILAPLVRGRKGQHQDVFAAIQKAGFLRARVDGEIVDVNNPPEMNARKNHRIEAVIDRIVVREGIGDRLAESIRLAIMHGEGTLVVSDFQRAAEDSQEGTWHETLYSTLYACPNCKISYEELEPRTFSFNSPYGACPTCEGLGRRVEFDPDLVLPDRRLSLAERAIAPWKNDSAAAERGHRRLLVPFLPEDSMRWVQPLEQWKPAAIEQLLRGSDKGSGSDKGSGSDKGSGNGWQGLLVILEKELATETHPAARERLEGFRASVICPDCGGSRLRPEARNVKFGGRAIHEITAMSAHRAAEFFAAIEVHSDDLPIYQPLATEIRNRLAFLGRVGLDYLTLDRPADTLSGGELQRVRLTTAIGSGLVGVCYILDEPSIGLHPRDNQRLIDSLRQLQEQDNSVLVVEHDQAMMLQADHLIDVGPGAGLHGGRIVGQGTPQEVRDCPASPTGQYLSGRLQIAVPAERRRFAKTRTISLEGATTNNLKNVSVQFPVGLLVCVTGVSGSGKSSLLNETLARAIHRRLSGSGPKPGPHVSLRGVNHIEKLVEIDQSPIGRTPRSNPATYTGVWDEVRRVFVETREAKRRGYRSGRFSFNTKGGRCEECQGQGLRRIEMNFLADLYVVCPVCEGKRFNRQTLEVRYRDRSIADVLDMRIDEARDFFANFPVIHRLLSGMHEVGLGYLTLGQSSTTLSGGEAQRIKLATELGRVDTGRTLYLMDEPTTGLHFGDIKQLLDVLQRLVDRGSTVVVIEHNLDVIKSADWLIDMGPEGGDGGGRVVAVGTPEQIAALPANHTGQYLRPILQAGGSEPA; this comes from the coding sequence ATGGCGACTGGCGCCCTCAGTTCTCAGACCGATGCTCGCAATCCTGCCGGTGGCGCGACCGAAGCGCCGCCGGTAATTCGCATTCGCGGGGCGCGGGTTCATAATCTGCAAAACATCGATCTCGATATCCCGCGCAATCGTCTGGTCGTGATCACCGGGCCGAGCGGCTCGGGAAAAAGTTCGCTGGCGTTCGACACGCTCTATGCCGAGGGCCAGCGGCAATACATCGAGAGCCTGTCGGTCTATGCCCGGCAGTTTCTGCATCAACTCGAGCGGCCCGACGTCGATCTGATCGAAGGCCTACAGCCGACCGTGTCGATCGATCAGCGGGCCGGCAGCCAAAACCCGCGGAGCACCGTCGCCACGGTCACGGAAATCTACGACCATTTGCGGCTGCTGATGGCCCGGCTGGGCACGCCGCAATGCTACCAGTGCGGCGCGCCGATCCAACAGCAATCCCCGGAAGAGATTCTGGAAGAAGTTGCTGCATTGCCTTCGGGCACGAAGGTGATGATCCTCGCACCGCTCGTGCGCGGCCGGAAAGGGCAACATCAAGACGTGTTTGCCGCGATTCAGAAAGCCGGCTTTCTTCGTGCTCGCGTCGATGGCGAGATTGTCGATGTCAACAATCCGCCAGAGATGAATGCGCGGAAGAACCATCGCATCGAAGCAGTGATCGATCGGATCGTCGTTCGAGAAGGAATCGGCGATCGGCTGGCCGAATCGATTCGGCTCGCGATCATGCACGGCGAGGGAACGCTGGTCGTCAGCGACTTCCAGCGGGCCGCCGAAGATAGCCAAGAGGGAACATGGCACGAAACTCTCTACAGCACGCTCTACGCCTGTCCGAATTGCAAAATCAGCTATGAAGAACTCGAACCGCGCACGTTCAGCTTCAACAGTCCGTATGGAGCGTGCCCGACGTGCGAAGGGCTCGGCCGGCGCGTGGAATTCGATCCCGATCTGGTGTTGCCCGACCGGCGGCTGTCGCTTGCCGAGCGAGCAATTGCGCCGTGGAAGAACGACAGTGCGGCGGCCGAGCGGGGGCATCGCCGGCTGTTGGTGCCGTTCTTGCCCGAAGATTCGATGCGCTGGGTCCAGCCGCTCGAGCAATGGAAGCCCGCGGCCATCGAGCAATTGTTGCGCGGCAGCGATAAGGGCAGCGGCAGCGATAAGGGCAGCGGCAGCGACAAGGGCAGCGGCAACGGTTGGCAGGGGCTGTTGGTGATTCTGGAAAAGGAACTTGCCACGGAAACCCATCCTGCTGCGCGGGAGCGGCTGGAAGGATTTCGGGCCAGCGTAATTTGCCCCGATTGCGGCGGCTCGCGATTGCGACCCGAAGCCCGCAACGTGAAATTCGGCGGCCGGGCGATTCACGAGATCACGGCCATGAGCGCCCATCGAGCGGCCGAATTCTTCGCGGCGATCGAAGTCCATTCCGACGATCTGCCGATCTACCAACCGCTCGCCACGGAAATTCGCAATCGGCTCGCGTTTCTCGGCCGTGTGGGCCTCGACTATCTCACGCTCGATCGACCCGCCGATACGCTCAGCGGCGGCGAGCTGCAACGCGTTCGCCTCACCACCGCCATCGGCTCCGGCCTGGTGGGCGTTTGCTACATTCTGGACGAGCCCTCGATCGGCCTCCATCCGCGCGACAACCAAAGGCTGATCGATTCGCTGCGCCAATTGCAAGAGCAAGACAACTCGGTGTTGGTCGTCGAGCACGATCAGGCCATGATGCTGCAGGCCGATCATCTAATCGATGTCGGCCCGGGCGCCGGATTGCACGGCGGACGAATTGTGGGGCAAGGCACTCCGCAGGAGGTTCGCGATTGCCCGGCGTCGCCCACCGGGCAATATCTCTCGGGCCGGCTGCAAATCGCGGTGCCCGCCGAGCGCAGGCGCTTCGCCAAAACACGCACGATTTCACTGGAAGGAGCCACGACCAATAATCTCAAGAACGTGAGCGTGCAGTTTCCCGTTGGATTGCTCGTGTGTGTCACGGGCGTAAGCGGGTCGGGGAAAAGTTCGCTGCTCAATGAAACGCTGGCTCGCGCGATCCACCGGCGCTTATCCGGCAGCGGGCCGAAGCCGGGCCCGCACGTCAGCCTGCGCGGTGTAAACCATATCGAAAAGCTGGTCGAGATCGATCAATCGCCGATCGGCCGCACGCCGCGCAGCAATCCGGCCACGTATACCGGCGTTTGGGATGAAGTGCGGCGCGTGTTCGTCGAAACCCGCGAGGCCAAGCGCCGCGGCTATCGTTCCGGCCGCTTCAGCTTCAACACGAAAGGTGGACGCTGCGAAGAATGCCAAGGCCAAGGCCTGCGGCGGATCGAGATGAATTTTCTCGCCGACCTGTATGTCGTTTGCCCCGTGTGCGAGGGAAAGCGATTCAACCGGCAAACACTCGAAGTTCGCTATCGCGATCGCTCGATTGCCGACGTGCTCGATATGCGGATCGACGAGGCCCGCGATTTCTTCGCCAATTTTCCCGTGATCCATCGGCTACTCAGCGGGATGCACGAAGTCGGCCTCGGCTACCTGACGCTCGGCCAATCTTCAACCACTCTCTCCGGCGGCGAAGCGCAGCGGATCAAGCTGGCCACCGAACTCGGCCGCGTCGACACCGGCCGCACGCTCTATCTGATGGACGAGCCGACCACCGGGCTGCACTTCGGCGATATCAAGCAGTTGCTCGATGTGCTGCAGCGGCTGGTCGATCGGGGAAGCACGGTGGTCGTAATCGAGCACAATCTCGATGTAATCAAGTCGGCCGATTGGCTGATCGACATGGGGCCCGAAGGGGGCGACGGCGGAGGCCGCGTCGTGGCCGTCGGCACGCCGGAGCAAATCGCCGCGCTGCCGGCAAACCATACGGGCCAGTATTTACGACCGATACTGCAAGCCGGCGGAAGCGAGCCCGCCTAA
- a CDS encoding DUF1559 domain-containing protein — protein sequence MRPNSSPSGRPRESLRHGFTLVELLVVITIIGVLMALLIPVIGRVREMAHRVACMNNEKEIGLAMTLYATSKGKMPPYMTTFADPLSSPAGTNYTLGWAENLMGQLGSPSFAPGTLPVATLRASLPEVALLVCPSDPTKVGQKGVGPLSYVVNGGCPYSSSATPVDWNQNGAWNYFAGSTTTNTNRTLEYIGKHDGASTTISLSENLDAVSYSFGSVTAASGSVQQTVSSQCLLWYPGQTSGAAPINWYPGSGSYPSGTIDSGGGQGNTQLARPSSNHPGGAVFGFCDGSVKFIQQTVTYNVYATLMTSYGAQASPPGTAFTAGNSYYGTQVIPLDMSQVPTN from the coding sequence ATGCGGCCAAACAGTTCGCCAAGCGGCCGGCCGCGGGAATCTCTGCGGCATGGATTCACGCTCGTGGAATTGCTGGTCGTGATCACGATCATCGGCGTGCTGATGGCACTATTGATTCCGGTCATCGGGCGGGTTCGCGAAATGGCCCACCGCGTTGCCTGCATGAACAATGAAAAGGAGATCGGCTTGGCGATGACGCTCTACGCCACGTCGAAAGGCAAGATGCCTCCCTACATGACGACGTTTGCCGACCCGCTCAGCAGCCCCGCCGGCACCAACTACACGCTCGGATGGGCCGAAAACCTGATGGGCCAGTTGGGAAGCCCAAGTTTTGCGCCGGGAACGCTCCCGGTTGCTACGCTCCGCGCTTCGTTGCCGGAAGTCGCGTTGCTGGTGTGCCCCAGCGATCCTACGAAGGTCGGACAGAAAGGAGTCGGCCCGCTCAGCTATGTGGTGAACGGCGGATGCCCCTATTCGAGTTCGGCAACTCCCGTCGATTGGAATCAGAACGGGGCGTGGAATTATTTCGCCGGCTCGACCACGACGAATACCAACCGCACGTTGGAATACATCGGAAAACACGACGGGGCCAGCACGACCATTTCGCTGAGCGAAAATCTCGACGCGGTCTCCTATTCGTTCGGCAGCGTAACCGCGGCCAGCGGCTCCGTGCAACAAACGGTTAGCAGCCAATGCCTGCTCTGGTATCCCGGGCAGACGAGCGGCGCTGCACCGATCAATTGGTATCCGGGAAGCGGCAGTTATCCCTCGGGAACGATCGACAGTGGCGGCGGCCAAGGCAACACGCAACTGGCACGGCCCTCGAGCAATCATCCGGGCGGCGCCGTGTTCGGCTTCTGCGACGGCAGCGTGAAATTCATCCAGCAGACGGTGACGTACAACGTGTATGCCACGTTGATGACCTCGTACGGCGCCCAAGCATCTCCGCCAGGAACCGCCTTCACGGCCGGAAATTCTTATTACGGCACGCAGGTAATTCCCCTCGACATGTCGCAGGTTCCAACGAATTGA
- a CDS encoding ferritin family protein — protein sequence MRAFKSLTPQELLALAISLEEEDARIYADFADAVKDNYPATAKVLTRMRAEEDGHRHRLIELYREKYGEHIPLIRRGDVKGFVTRRPIWLVRPLGLPAIRRQVQVMELETKQFYEQAIQRSTDAGVRQLLGDLAEEERVHAQLADALESAQRAAGTEKEEAEARQKLFLLQIVQPGLAGLMDGSVSTLAPLFAAAFATQNRNFEAFRIGLAAAVGAGISMGFAEALSDDGSLTGRGKPLLRGLACGLMTAIGGLGHTLPYLIPHFWVATGVATAVVFIELAAISWIRNHYMDTPLTSALFQVMLGGTIVFIAGILIGES from the coding sequence GTGCGAGCATTCAAGAGTCTTACGCCGCAGGAGCTGCTTGCGCTGGCGATTTCGCTGGAGGAAGAAGATGCGCGGATCTATGCCGATTTCGCCGATGCGGTGAAAGACAACTATCCCGCCACGGCGAAAGTGCTCACGCGCATGCGGGCTGAGGAAGATGGGCATCGGCATCGCTTGATCGAGCTCTATCGCGAAAAATACGGCGAGCATATCCCGCTCATCCGCCGCGGCGATGTGAAAGGGTTTGTCACGCGGCGGCCGATCTGGCTCGTGCGGCCGCTCGGGCTGCCGGCGATCCGGCGGCAAGTGCAGGTGATGGAGCTTGAGACCAAGCAGTTCTACGAACAAGCGATCCAGCGCTCGACCGACGCGGGAGTGCGGCAACTATTGGGCGATTTAGCCGAGGAAGAACGTGTTCACGCCCAATTGGCCGACGCACTGGAAAGCGCTCAGCGGGCGGCAGGAACCGAAAAGGAAGAGGCCGAGGCCCGGCAGAAATTGTTCCTGTTGCAAATCGTTCAGCCGGGCCTGGCCGGATTGATGGACGGCTCGGTGTCGACGCTAGCGCCGCTGTTTGCCGCGGCATTTGCAACCCAAAACAGAAACTTCGAGGCATTTCGCATCGGCTTGGCGGCGGCCGTGGGGGCCGGCATCAGCATGGGCTTTGCCGAAGCGCTTTCCGACGACGGCAGTCTCACCGGCCGCGGCAAGCCGCTGCTGCGCGGCTTGGCGTGCGGGCTGATGACGGCGATCGGCGGCCTGGGGCATACGCTGCCGTATTTGATTCCGCATTTCTGGGTGGCGACGGGCGTGGCGACGGCGGTCGTGTTCATCGAATTGGCGGCCATCTCTTGGATTCGCAACCACTACATGGACACGCCGCTCACCTCGGCATTGTTCCAAGTGATGCTCGGCGGCACGATCGTATTCATCGCCGGCATCCTCATCGGTGAGTCATGA
- a CDS encoding DUF1501 domain-containing protein, whose protein sequence is MPIDLHHCVRVAMNRSGVVGRRDFLKGISAAGLAAGTLSWTDLITANASELRRQGKACILLWMSGGPSQFETFSPKPGHPNGGETKAISTAVSGIEIAEHYPKLAASMKDIAVIRSLNSKEGSHPRATFLMHTGYIPSASVKYPSIGALVASEIGDPKNDLPSFVRIGGRTKAGGDGGFLGVQFDPFDLNNPTQKPTNTSLTTDADRYRRRLELLGSLEHDFAATASQEVRDHRQQYSRASRMILSPSMKAFDLSQEPDTMREAYGKTQFGAGCLLARRLIESGVTFLEIDLGGWDTHQDNFDRTTDLAGTVDQPFAQLIADLKQRGMLDSTLIMWMGEFGRTPQINLRGGRDHYPKAFNAVLAGGGIRGGQVIGETDKAGVEVVSHPVGIHDLFQTVCKTLKIDPVKENMSPVGRPIKIVDGGKPISELVG, encoded by the coding sequence ATGCCTATCGACCTTCACCATTGCGTTCGCGTTGCCATGAATCGCTCGGGCGTTGTCGGGCGGCGCGATTTTCTCAAGGGCATCTCCGCCGCCGGGCTCGCCGCGGGCACGCTCAGTTGGACCGATCTGATCACCGCCAATGCCAGCGAGCTGCGCCGCCAAGGCAAAGCTTGCATCTTGCTCTGGATGTCGGGCGGACCAAGTCAGTTTGAAACGTTTAGCCCCAAGCCGGGCCATCCCAACGGCGGCGAAACCAAGGCCATCTCCACCGCCGTTTCGGGAATCGAAATCGCCGAGCACTATCCCAAGCTCGCCGCGAGCATGAAAGATATCGCCGTCATCCGCTCGCTGAATAGCAAGGAAGGAAGCCACCCCCGGGCAACCTTCCTCATGCACACCGGCTATATCCCCAGCGCCAGCGTGAAGTATCCGAGCATTGGCGCTCTGGTGGCCAGCGAAATCGGCGATCCGAAAAACGATCTTCCGTCCTTCGTGCGCATCGGCGGCCGGACCAAGGCTGGCGGCGACGGCGGCTTCTTGGGCGTGCAGTTCGACCCGTTCGATCTCAACAATCCGACCCAAAAGCCGACCAACACTTCGCTCACCACCGACGCCGACCGCTATCGCCGCCGGCTCGAACTGCTCGGCAGCCTCGAACACGATTTCGCCGCCACGGCCAGCCAGGAAGTTCGCGATCACCGGCAGCAATACAGCCGTGCCAGCCGTATGATCCTCAGCCCGTCGATGAAGGCTTTCGACCTGAGCCAAGAGCCCGACACGATGCGCGAGGCTTACGGCAAGACGCAATTCGGCGCCGGTTGCCTGTTGGCCCGGCGGCTGATCGAATCGGGCGTGACGTTCCTCGAAATCGATCTCGGCGGCTGGGACACGCACCAAGACAATTTCGATAGGACAACCGATCTGGCCGGCACGGTCGATCAGCCGTTCGCCCAGTTGATTGCGGATTTGAAGCAGCGCGGCATGCTGGATTCGACGCTCATCATGTGGATGGGCGAATTCGGCCGCACCCCGCAGATCAACCTCCGCGGCGGCCGCGACCACTATCCCAAGGCCTTCAACGCGGTATTGGCCGGCGGCGGCATCCGCGGCGGCCAAGTGATCGGCGAAACCGACAAAGCGGGCGTCGAAGTCGTCTCCCATCCCGTCGGCATCCACGACCTCTTCCAGACCGTCTGCAAGACGCTGAAAATCGACCCGGTAAAGGAAAACATGAGCCCCGTCGGCCGGCCCATCAAAATCGTCGACGGCGGCAAACCCATCAGCGAACTGGTGGGGTAG
- a CDS encoding DUF1549 domain-containing protein — translation MRAVQWNSWATSLLAIAAVLLASGPGFAKAASSPADTAARVDKLLQDDIANSAKSVASKPATTAKASSSTATTKPVAAGSKSWKSDSVAGYSYKSAKPAAVAKPADDETYLRRVSMDLIGKPPTPAEITAFALDPAPDKRAKAVDRLLARPEFGENWGRYWRDVILYRRADDRAVLASVAISDYMAEQFNRTTPWDEVARSFITATGDVRENGATGIVMAQFGSTPDITAEVSRIFMAIQIQCAQCHDHPFDRWKRTQFHELAAFFPRIALRPVKPTDAQKRSFDVIGLDRERPKKAKNANVPRGELEHYMPDLKNPAAKGTLMKPVFFVTGQQLPLGTPDAQRRATIARWITSPQDEWFAKAFVNRIWAEMVGEGFYEPVDDIGPDRDCSAPETLDFLAKQFVAHRYDVKWLYRTIAASSAYQLDSRSRHLPGQTPFQANCPQLLRADEVFDALVSALGIDNERLQGKAAGGKKNAYGQPRTARTLFDYVFGYDPSVRRDEVSGSIPQALVLMNSPQLARAENANSATALGKLLSSTKDDAAVVEELYLRSLAREPKSDEAKTCLDYVKKTGDRKEAFEDIQWALVNSTEFLHRK, via the coding sequence ATGCGAGCAGTTCAATGGAATTCCTGGGCAACGTCGCTGCTGGCAATCGCGGCGGTTTTGCTCGCGTCAGGCCCCGGTTTCGCAAAGGCCGCCTCCTCTCCCGCCGACACGGCCGCACGCGTCGATAAACTGCTTCAGGACGACATCGCCAACTCGGCGAAATCCGTCGCCAGCAAACCGGCGACCACCGCAAAGGCATCGTCCAGCACAGCCACAACGAAACCAGTTGCCGCCGGATCGAAATCTTGGAAATCCGATTCCGTCGCCGGCTATTCCTATAAGTCTGCCAAGCCGGCAGCGGTCGCCAAGCCGGCCGACGACGAAACCTATCTCCGCCGCGTGTCGATGGACTTGATCGGCAAGCCGCCGACACCCGCCGAAATCACGGCCTTTGCCTTGGATCCCGCGCCCGACAAACGGGCCAAAGCCGTCGATCGATTGCTGGCCCGACCCGAGTTCGGTGAAAACTGGGGCCGCTACTGGCGCGACGTAATTCTGTATCGCCGGGCCGACGATCGGGCCGTGCTCGCTTCCGTCGCGATCAGCGACTACATGGCCGAGCAATTCAATCGCACCACGCCGTGGGACGAAGTCGCTCGTTCATTCATCACTGCCACCGGCGACGTACGCGAGAACGGCGCCACCGGGATCGTCATGGCCCAATTCGGTTCCACGCCGGACATCACGGCCGAGGTGTCGCGGATCTTCATGGCCATCCAGATCCAATGTGCCCAGTGCCACGATCATCCGTTCGATCGCTGGAAGCGAACGCAATTCCACGAGTTGGCTGCGTTCTTTCCGCGCATCGCTCTGCGGCCGGTGAAGCCGACCGACGCCCAGAAGCGTTCGTTCGACGTGATCGGCTTGGATCGCGAACGACCGAAGAAAGCGAAAAACGCCAACGTTCCCCGCGGCGAGCTCGAGCACTACATGCCCGACCTGAAAAACCCCGCCGCCAAGGGAACGCTGATGAAGCCGGTGTTTTTCGTGACCGGGCAGCAGCTTCCGCTGGGCACTCCCGATGCCCAGCGCCGGGCGACAATTGCCCGCTGGATCACTTCGCCCCAAGATGAATGGTTTGCCAAGGCGTTCGTGAATCGGATTTGGGCCGAAATGGTCGGCGAAGGATTTTATGAACCGGTTGACGACATCGGTCCCGATCGCGATTGCAGCGCCCCGGAAACGCTCGATTTTCTGGCCAAGCAATTCGTCGCCCATCGCTACGACGTGAAATGGCTCTATCGCACGATCGCCGCCAGTTCGGCCTATCAACTCGATAGCCGTTCGCGGCATCTGCCCGGCCAAACGCCGTTCCAAGCGAATTGCCCGCAATTGCTCCGCGCCGATGAAGTGTTCGATGCGTTGGTGTCGGCCTTGGGGATCGACAATGAACGGCTTCAGGGCAAAGCCGCCGGGGGAAAGAAAAATGCCTACGGGCAGCCGCGCACCGCGCGAACGCTGTTCGACTACGTGTTTGGCTACGATCCAAGCGTGCGGCGCGACGAAGTGTCGGGCTCGATTCCGCAGGCGCTGGTGCTGATGAATTCGCCGCAGCTGGCCCGGGCCGAAAACGCGAATTCTGCGACCGCGCTCGGCAAACTCCTGTCGTCGACAAAAGACGACGCGGCGGTGGTCGAGGAACTCTACCTCCGCTCTTTGGCTCGCGAGCCGAAATCCGATGAAGCGAAAACCTGCCTCGACTACGTCAAGAAAACCGGCGATCGCAAAGAAGCCTTCGAAGACATCCAGTGGGCGCTGGTGAACTCGACCGAATTCCTGCACCGCAAGTAG